In a genomic window of Cytobacillus sp. FSL H8-0458:
- a CDS encoding MIP/aquaporin family protein has translation MSAFMGEMIGTMILILFGGGVVAGANLKKTFSFNGGWIVITIAWGLAVTMGVFAVGSISGAHLNPAVTIGFALSGDFPWQDVPGYILAQILGGFLGGVIVFLHYLPHWKETEDQGAKLAVFSTSPAIPHTFSNLLSEIIGTFILVLGLMFIGANQFTEGLNPIAVGLLIVVIGMSLGGTTGYAINPARDLGPRIAHFLLPIAGKGKSNWGYAWIPVAGPILGGLMGSAFYQVMFDGKASGMLWAVLGVNIIVLILSYIFGKKQPGEVDSSKVAA, from the coding sequence ATGTCTGCTTTTATGGGAGAAATGATTGGAACGATGATTTTGATTCTTTTTGGAGGAGGAGTTGTTGCCGGGGCGAATTTAAAAAAGACCTTCTCTTTTAATGGAGGCTGGATTGTTATTACGATTGCCTGGGGACTTGCTGTAACGATGGGGGTTTTTGCTGTAGGGTCGATCAGCGGTGCGCACTTGAACCCTGCTGTAACCATTGGATTTGCGCTTAGCGGTGATTTCCCATGGCAAGACGTGCCCGGGTATATTCTGGCTCAGATCCTGGGTGGGTTCTTGGGAGGGGTGATTGTATTTCTTCACTATCTGCCGCATTGGAAAGAAACAGAGGACCAGGGTGCCAAGCTTGCTGTTTTCTCAACAAGTCCTGCCATTCCCCATACATTTTCAAATTTATTGAGTGAAATAATCGGGACGTTCATTCTTGTATTGGGTTTGATGTTTATAGGAGCAAATCAATTTACTGAAGGATTAAATCCGATTGCTGTTGGCCTTCTCATCGTTGTTATCGGCATGTCGCTTGGCGGGACAACCGGCTATGCAATTAATCCGGCCCGTGATTTGGGGCCGCGCATTGCTCATTTTCTTCTTCCCATTGCAGGCAAAGGGAAATCGAACTGGGGATATGCATGGATCCCGGTAGCCGGGCCAATCCTTGGGGGATTAATGGGATCAGCATTCTATCAAGTTATGTTCGATGGCAAAGCATCAGGTATGTTATGGGCAGTGCTGGGTGTTAATATAATAGTATTAATTCTTTCGTATATTTTTGGCAAAAAACAGCCGGGAGAAGTTGATTCTTCAAAAGTGGCTGCATAA
- a CDS encoding glycerol-3-phosphate responsive antiterminator, which translates to MNQKILPASTNMKEFEKFLRSPYEIGVFLDMHISQLKHISQMAKTHNKKMIYHVDLIHGLKSDDFAVEYICQEYKPYGLISTKSSVILKAKQKGVIAVQRIFLIDSHALEKSYKLIEKTRPNYIEVLPGAMPWMIKEVNERLNTPIFAGGLIRSEEEVKNALDAGAAAITTSKIELWERFS; encoded by the coding sequence ATGAACCAAAAAATTTTGCCGGCATCAACAAATATGAAAGAATTTGAAAAGTTCCTGAGAAGCCCTTATGAAATTGGTGTATTTCTCGATATGCATATTTCACAGCTGAAACATATTTCGCAGATGGCTAAAACACATAACAAAAAAATGATTTATCATGTTGACCTGATTCATGGCTTGAAAAGCGACGACTTTGCCGTTGAATATATTTGCCAGGAATACAAGCCGTATGGGTTAATATCTACTAAATCCAGCGTCATCCTGAAAGCCAAGCAAAAGGGAGTGATTGCTGTCCAGAGGATTTTCCTAATCGATTCGCACGCACTTGAAAAGAGTTATAAATTAATCGAGAAAACCAGGCCGAACTATATAGAAGTTTTGCCGGGAGCCATGCCATGGATGATCAAAGAAGTGAATGAACGTTTGAATACCCCTATATTTGCCGGAGGACTCATCCGCTCAGAAGAAGAAGTGAAGAATGCGCTTGATGCAGGAGCAGCTGCCATTACAACATCAAAAATAGAATTATGGGAAAGGTTTTCATAA
- a CDS encoding glycerol-3-phosphate dehydrogenase/oxidase, with amino-acid sequence MTFSNLNRTDMINTLTAEEFDILIIGGGITGAGIALDAATRGMKTALVEMQDFAAGTSSRSTKLVHGGLRYLKQFEVKMVAEVGKERAIVYENGPHVTTPEWMLLPMHKGGTFGKFSTSIGLRVYDFLAGVRKSERRNMLNVRETLTKEPLIKKDGLKGGGYYVEYRTDDARLTIEVMKAAAEKGALPVNYLKVENLLYDEQGKVCGAAAADQLTGKIHEIRANKVINAAGPWVDSIREKDGSRKGKTLRLTKGVHLVIDQSKFPLKQAVYFDTPDKRMVFAIPRNGKTYVGTTDTFYDSDPVNPKMTASDRTYIINAINFMFPSVKITENDIESSWAGVRPLIWEEGKDPSEISRKDEIWESDTGLLTIAGGKLTGYRKMAETIVDLLAEKFKQESNRTFSSSITKTLPISGGNVGGSSKFREFIGFQTEKGTSIGLTAEQSKHLVNLYGSNVGIIFNMIEADRSEAEKYGLPIVLWAKLKYAIEHEMAATPVDFFNRRTGALLFDIETVRNYQRQVISYMADAFKWDKASERNFENQLNQELSFAIKPADQE; translated from the coding sequence ATGACATTTTCTAATTTAAATCGTACTGACATGATAAATACACTTACAGCAGAAGAATTTGATATTCTCATTATTGGCGGCGGCATAACGGGAGCGGGGATTGCTTTGGACGCTGCAACACGGGGAATGAAAACGGCGCTCGTTGAAATGCAGGATTTTGCAGCCGGAACTTCCAGCCGTTCAACCAAACTGGTTCACGGAGGCTTAAGATATCTTAAGCAATTCGAAGTTAAAATGGTAGCTGAAGTCGGCAAGGAGCGGGCGATCGTATATGAAAATGGCCCACATGTGACTACACCGGAGTGGATGCTGCTTCCAATGCATAAAGGGGGCACCTTTGGAAAATTCTCAACTTCAATCGGCCTGAGAGTTTACGATTTTCTTGCAGGCGTCAGAAAGTCTGAACGCAGAAATATGCTCAATGTCCGGGAAACCTTAACAAAAGAGCCGCTTATAAAAAAAGATGGACTAAAAGGCGGGGGCTATTATGTGGAATACCGCACCGATGATGCCCGTCTTACAATAGAGGTAATGAAAGCTGCTGCAGAAAAAGGCGCTCTTCCAGTTAACTATTTGAAGGTCGAGAACCTTTTATATGATGAACAAGGTAAAGTATGCGGAGCTGCTGCTGCAGATCAGCTGACTGGAAAGATTCATGAAATCAGAGCGAACAAGGTCATCAACGCTGCTGGTCCCTGGGTTGATTCTATACGTGAGAAAGACGGTTCCAGAAAAGGAAAGACCCTGCGTCTGACTAAAGGTGTTCATTTGGTAATTGACCAATCAAAGTTCCCTTTAAAACAGGCTGTGTACTTTGATACTCCTGACAAAAGGATGGTATTTGCCATACCTAGAAACGGAAAAACATATGTGGGGACAACAGATACATTCTATGATTCAGATCCCGTAAATCCAAAAATGACTGCAAGTGACAGAACATACATCATAAACGCTATTAACTTTATGTTTCCTTCTGTGAAAATAACGGAGAATGACATTGAATCAAGCTGGGCTGGTGTTCGTCCGCTTATTTGGGAAGAAGGAAAAGACCCTTCCGAAATATCACGTAAAGATGAAATTTGGGAGTCTGATACTGGTTTGCTGACAATTGCCGGCGGGAAATTGACCGGCTACCGGAAAATGGCCGAAACCATTGTTGATTTGCTTGCTGAAAAATTCAAACAGGAATCGAATAGGACATTTAGCAGCAGTATTACAAAAACATTGCCCATTTCTGGTGGAAATGTAGGGGGATCATCCAAGTTCCGGGAATTTATTGGGTTCCAGACTGAAAAAGGTACAAGTATCGGTTTAACAGCTGAACAGTCCAAACACCTTGTTAATTTGTATGGTTCTAACGTTGGCATCATTTTTAATATGATTGAAGCGGACAGGAGTGAAGCTGAGAAATACGGTCTGCCGATTGTATTGTGGGCAAAGTTGAAATATGCAATTGAACATGAAATGGCTGCCACCCCTGTTGACTTTTTTAACCGGAGAACAGGAGCGCTTCTTTTTGATATTGAAACGGTAAGAAATTATCAAAGGCAAGTAATATCATATATGGCTGATGCATTTAAATGGGATAAGGCTTCTGAAAGAAATTTTGAGAACCAGCTGAACCAGGAACTAAGCTTTGCAATAAAGCCTGCTGATCAGGAATAA
- the glpK gene encoding glycerol kinase GlpK yields MEKYILSLDQGTTSSRAILFNKEGEIVHTAQKEFTQHFPKPGWVEHNANEIWGSILSVIAGVFSESGIKPEQIAGIGITNQRETTVVWDKETGAPIYNAIVWQSRQTSEICDDLKEKGYNDLFREKTGLLIDAYFSGTKVKWILDHVEGAREKAEQGKLLFGTIDTWLIWKLSGGKAHVTDYSNASRTLMFNIHELKWDEELLNILGVPKAMLPEVKPSSEVYAKTIDYHFFGKEVPIAGAAGDQQAALFGQACFEKGMAKNTYGTGCFMLMNTGEKAVQSEHGLLTTIAWGLDGKIEYALEGSIFVAGSAIQWLRDGMRMLKDAKDSESYAKKVDSTDGVYVVPAFVGLGTPYWDSDVRGAVFGVTRGTSKEHFIRATLESLAYQTKDVLSAMEADSGIELKTLRADGGAVKNNFLMEFQSDILNVPVERPVINETTALGAAYLAGLAVGFWKSQEEIAEQWAIDQSYHPSMDDQVRENLYQGWKKAVKAAIAFK; encoded by the coding sequence ATGGAAAAGTATATTTTATCATTAGATCAGGGAACTACAAGTTCACGGGCTATTCTTTTTAATAAAGAAGGGGAAATTGTGCACACGGCACAAAAAGAGTTCACACAGCATTTTCCTAAGCCTGGCTGGGTTGAACATAATGCTAATGAAATATGGGGTTCAATTTTATCGGTAATAGCAGGTGTTTTTTCAGAATCCGGCATAAAGCCTGAACAGATTGCCGGCATTGGCATCACAAACCAGAGGGAAACAACTGTTGTTTGGGATAAAGAAACGGGAGCACCGATTTATAATGCGATTGTATGGCAGTCAAGGCAGACCAGCGAAATTTGTGATGACTTGAAAGAAAAAGGCTATAACGACCTGTTCAGAGAAAAAACCGGCCTATTAATTGATGCATATTTCTCCGGAACAAAGGTTAAATGGATATTGGATCATGTGGAAGGGGCAAGGGAAAAAGCGGAACAGGGAAAATTATTGTTTGGAACCATTGATACATGGCTAATCTGGAAGCTATCTGGAGGGAAGGCACATGTGACCGATTACTCCAATGCCTCCCGCACATTAATGTTTAATATCCATGAACTTAAGTGGGATGAAGAGCTCCTGAATATTCTTGGAGTCCCGAAAGCGATGCTTCCTGAAGTGAAGCCATCTTCCGAGGTGTATGCCAAGACCATTGACTATCACTTTTTCGGAAAGGAAGTACCGATCGCCGGGGCGGCGGGGGATCAGCAGGCTGCGCTGTTTGGACAAGCATGCTTCGAGAAAGGAATGGCTAAAAACACTTACGGCACAGGCTGTTTCATGCTTATGAACACAGGTGAAAAAGCCGTGCAGTCTGAACATGGACTTCTAACAACCATTGCCTGGGGGCTTGATGGGAAAATTGAATATGCATTGGAGGGCAGCATTTTTGTTGCCGGCTCAGCTATTCAATGGCTGCGTGATGGAATGAGAATGCTCAAGGATGCGAAGGACAGTGAAAGCTATGCCAAAAAAGTGGACTCGACTGATGGAGTATATGTAGTTCCAGCTTTTGTAGGCCTTGGGACTCCGTATTGGGATAGTGATGTAAGGGGAGCAGTATTCGGAGTCACGCGGGGAACGTCCAAAGAGCATTTTATCAGGGCGACACTTGAGTCACTTGCTTATCAGACAAAAGATGTCCTCTCTGCGATGGAAGCAGACTCTGGCATTGAACTTAAGACGCTTAGAGCTGATGGCGGTGCCGTGAAAAATAATTTCCTGATGGAGTTCCAGTCAGATATTTTAAATGTTCCTGTAGAGAGGCCGGTAATTAATGAAACGACCGCTCTTGGGGCAGCTTATCTTGCGGGATTGGCTGTCGGGTTCTGGAAATCACAGGAGGAAATTGCTGAGCAGTGGGCAATTGACCAATCATATCATCCATCGATGGATGATCAAGTGCGTGAAAATCTTTATCAGGGCTGGAAAAAGGCTGTAAAGGCAGCTATAGCCTTTAAATAA
- a CDS encoding nucleoside hydrolase — protein sequence MYNVLMFVDSGVDDSLALMYALQHPEINLVGVVSAYGNITKEESINNTAYLLNLAGREDIPIIAGASGPLSGETAVFYPEIHGEEGLGPIQPPENFSSKIKVYDIDKIIEIVNQYKNDLVIVGVGRQTDLALPLILYGKDAYQDVNAFYLMGGAFLVPGNVTPEAEANFYADPIAADSVLEKAKNIYIFPLNVTNKAIIRPETINFIVSNTQSPFKDLIKPAYDYYYEAYQKLVPGIQGAPLHDVLVLSVLTNPDLVNYVKRRVRIEQFGKAKGKSIADFRPKPEEEPPETIDNIAMELDMEPFIIDFMEVFLSQKNQK from the coding sequence ATGTACAATGTTCTCATGTTTGTTGACTCGGGGGTTGATGATTCACTTGCCCTAATGTATGCCCTTCAGCATCCTGAGATTAATTTAGTTGGTGTAGTCAGCGCTTATGGTAACATAACCAAAGAAGAATCCATTAATAATACTGCCTATTTGCTGAACCTTGCCGGCAGAGAGGACATTCCTATTATAGCAGGGGCAAGCGGGCCATTATCGGGTGAGACCGCTGTCTTTTATCCTGAAATTCATGGGGAGGAAGGACTGGGGCCCATTCAGCCTCCGGAGAATTTTAGCAGCAAAATAAAGGTATATGATATTGACAAAATTATTGAAATTGTGAATCAATACAAAAATGATCTTGTGATCGTTGGTGTTGGAAGGCAGACAGATTTGGCACTGCCGCTCATTCTGTATGGAAAGGATGCATATCAAGATGTAAATGCATTTTATTTAATGGGCGGTGCGTTTCTGGTTCCGGGAAATGTAACGCCAGAGGCAGAAGCCAACTTTTATGCTGACCCCATCGCAGCGGATTCAGTGCTGGAAAAAGCTAAAAACATTTATATATTTCCTCTGAATGTAACAAATAAAGCGATTATCCGGCCTGAGACGATTAATTTTATTGTAAGTAATACCCAGTCACCTTTTAAAGATTTAATCAAACCGGCTTATGATTATTATTATGAAGCTTACCAAAAGCTTGTTCCGGGAATTCAGGGTGCACCTCTCCATGATGTTCTTGTTCTAAGTGTTCTTACAAATCCCGATCTGGTCAACTATGTTAAACGAAGAGTGAGAATTGAACAGTTTGGAAAGGCCAAAGGAAAAAGCATAGCTGATTTTAGGCCTAAACCAGAAGAGGAACCGCCGGAAACAATTGATAATATCGCTATGGAGCTTGACATGGAACCTTTTATCATTGATTTTATGGAGGTTTTTCTCTCTCAGAAAAATCAGAAATAG